The Candidatus Eremiobacteraceae bacterium genome segment GCTGTTCTGGCTCTCCACGGGCGGCGGACACGCGTACTACGACAACTTCGTCCGCCTCGCGTACGCCTTCACGCACGGCAGGTTATGGATCGACTGGCCCGGCCCGGCGATCGAAGCGCTGGCATGGAACGGCCAGCACTACGTCATCGAAGGACCGATCCCGGCCATTCTGTGCATCCCGTCCGTGCTGATCTTCGGGCTTGATGCGAACCAGGCGGTCGTCTGCGCTATCGCAGCAGCCATCGGGGTTTGCGCGTGCTGGGTGATGCTGGAGCGCATGCGCGTCTCGCGCGAGGTGCAGATCTGGACGACCGTGTTCGTCGGCTTCGGCACGGTCTATTGGTGGTGCGCAGCGTTCGGCTCGCTGTGGATGTACGCGCACATCGCCGGCGCGATGTTCGCGTTGATCGCACTAGCCGAGTGGTATGGCCGGCGCAGGCCGTGGCTGCTCGGCGTGCTGTTCTCGTGTCTCGCGCTGTCGCGCTTTCCGATGGCGCTCGCCGGCATCCCGTTCGTCGTCTGGCTCGCGCTCGAAACGCCGAAAGGCGAGCGCCTGCGCGCTCTCTCCCAGGCGGCGCTCGGCGCGCTGCCGTTCTTCATCCTCTTCGCGCTCTACAATTACGGCCGCTGGCACACGTTCAACGACATCGGCTACACGACGTGGTTCCACGAGGATCCGGTCGGATCGAAGACCGGCAGCCCGTTCGGCTTGAACTTTCTGGCCGTCAATCTGTACAGCTTCTTCATGCTGCCGCCGGATTTCACGCCGTATCCGCCGTGGCTCAAACCGACCGGGTACGGCGTCGCGCTGACGTTCACGAGCCCGGCGCTCGCGCTCGCGTTCCTCGCGCCGGCACGCAGCCGCGAGACGTGGTTTTTGTGGTCGGCGGTCGTGCTCACCGCGATCCCGTCGCTGCTCTACTACGTGAATGGTTTCGAGCAGTTCGGCATGCGCCACTCGCTCGATTTCACGCCCTTCATGATCCCGCTGGTCGCGCGCGGCCTCGAGCGCGCCAAGTTCGCGTTCTCGTACGCCCTGATCGCATGGTCGGTCATCGCAAACGCCTACGGCATATGGTATTCGTGGGCGTACCATGCGTACGCCGTCGTGCCTCGGTACTGACGCATAAAGGTCACGCACGGGGAGCCCGGCGAACGCGGCGCGCGACGACATGGCAGACGTGAAGGCGGCGCCGGCTGCAAAGATCCTCGTCGTCGACGACGAGGCGACCATCCTGCAGACCTTGCGTTACAATCTCGAGAAGAACGGGTACTCGGTGTGCACGGCCGGCGACGGGCGCCGCGCGTTGTCGGTCGCGGAGCTCGAGAAGCCGGACCTCATCGTGCTCGACATCATGCTCCCCGAGCTTGACGGCATCGAAGTCTGCCGCGAGATCCGCAAGCGCTCGACCACGCCCGTGCTGATGCTCACCGCGAAAGACCAAGAGATCGACAAGGTGCTCGCGCTCGAGATCGGCGCCGATGACTACATCACCAAGCCGTTCTCCGTGTACGAGCTGCTCGCGCGCATCAAGGCACACCTGCGCCGCCTCCAAGTGGCGCCATTGCCGGCCGAGACGGGCGTCCTCAAAGGCGGCGAGATCGAACTCGACGCCGGCCGGCACAAAGTGACGAAGGCGGGCGCGATCGTCGAGCTCGCCCCCAAAGAATTCCGCCTGCTGCAGGTGTTGCTCGAGAACAAAGGCCGCGTGGTCACGCGCCAAGCGATGCTCGATCGCGTGTGGGGCTACGATTTCTACGGCGACTTGCAGACGGTGAACGTCCACATCCGATGGCTGCGCGAGAAGATCGAGGACAGCCCAAGCGATCCCAAATACATCCTCACCGTCCGCAGCCGCGGGTATCTGTTCAAAGATTAGCCAAGCGTACGAGCGGATATGCCGCTCTTCGACCAATTCCGCAAGCCGCGCAAGACTGAGGGCGTTTCGTCGCACTCCGCGCTCACCGACCGCAATAGCGCCCTCGTCGAGCGTTTCGATGCGCTGGTCGATGCGCTGCCGGTCGGCGTCATCGTGGTCGGCGAAGATGGCCGCGTCACGGTGTTCAATCCGGCGGCCGCCGAGATCTTCGGCGTGCCGCGCGCGCGCGCGCTGGGCCGCTCGCTGATCGAATCCGTGCGCAGCTTCGAGCTGGACCGAAGGCTTTGGAACGCGCTGCGCGGCGGCGTCGAGCAGACCGCTGAGCTCACCTACAACGCGGGTACAGAGCGCAAGCTCGAGCTGACCACGCGCCCGTTGCGCGGCACCGAACCGCCCCGCGAAGCGGTGGCCGTCGTCCACGACATCACGCGGGTGCGCGAGCTCGAGGCGATCCGGCGCGACTTCGTGTCCAACGTCTCGCACGAGCTGCGCACGCCGCTGACCTCGGTGAAGATCATCGTCGAGACGCTGCAGGGCGGCGTCGACGCGACGACGCAAGCCGGATTCCTCAACGACATCGCGCGCGAGACCGACCGCATGATCGCGCTGGTCGAAGATCTGTTGGGCCTCGCCAAGCTCGAGAGCAGTACGCTTGCCGTCCCCTTCAGTCCCGTCGATCTGTGCGAGGTGTGCCGCGAAGTCGTCGCCACGCAAGCGCTGCGCGCCAAACAGCTGCACATCGATCTGCAGGTGCGCACCCCGGACGAGCCCATCGTGATGCTCGGCGATCGCGCCAAGCTCGTACAGGTCGTCGTCAATCTGCTCGACAACGCGCTGCGCCTCACGCCGCCGAACGGCCACGTGAAGGTCGCGGTCAGAAGTGACGACGGACACGCCGTGCTCAGCGTCGCCGACGACGGTCCAGGTATCCCCTCATCGGCGTTGCCGCACATCTTCGAGCGCTTCTACGTCGTCGATCGGTCGCGCGCGCGATCCTCGACCGGCACTGGCCTCGGGCTCGCGATCGTCAAGCATATCGTCGAGTCGCACGGCGGCACGGTGGTGGCGGAAAGCCAACTGGGAGTGGGCACGACATTGCGCTGCCGTTTCAAGATTTAAG includes the following:
- a CDS encoding response regulator transcription factor, which translates into the protein MADVKAAPAAKILVVDDEATILQTLRYNLEKNGYSVCTAGDGRRALSVAELEKPDLIVLDIMLPELDGIEVCREIRKRSTTPVLMLTAKDQEIDKVLALEIGADDYITKPFSVYELLARIKAHLRRLQVAPLPAETGVLKGGEIELDAGRHKVTKAGAIVELAPKEFRLLQVLLENKGRVVTRQAMLDRVWGYDFYGDLQTVNVHIRWLREKIEDSPSDPKYILTVRSRGYLFKD
- a CDS encoding ATP-binding protein; its protein translation is MPLFDQFRKPRKTEGVSSHSALTDRNSALVERFDALVDALPVGVIVVGEDGRVTVFNPAAAEIFGVPRARALGRSLIESVRSFELDRRLWNALRGGVEQTAELTYNAGTERKLELTTRPLRGTEPPREAVAVVHDITRVRELEAIRRDFVSNVSHELRTPLTSVKIIVETLQGGVDATTQAGFLNDIARETDRMIALVEDLLGLAKLESSTLAVPFSPVDLCEVCREVVATQALRAKQLHIDLQVRTPDEPIVMLGDRAKLVQVVVNLLDNALRLTPPNGHVKVAVRSDDGHAVLSVADDGPGIPSSALPHIFERFYVVDRSRARSSTGTGLGLAIVKHIVESHGGTVVAESQLGVGTTLRCRFKI